The Anopheles coluzzii chromosome 2, AcolN3, whole genome shotgun sequence genome window below encodes:
- the LOC120947931 gene encoding protein kish — MSAIFNFQSLLSVLLLLICTCTYLRSLFPSIVDRNKTGMLGLFWKFARVGERKSPYVSFACLVMAVSILFWS; from the exons atg AGTGCGATATTCAACTTTCAAAGCCTTCTTtccgttctgctgctgctgatatgCACCTGCACGTATCTTCGGTCGCTGTTTCCCAGCATTGTGGATCGAAATAAAACCGG TATGCTTGGACTGTTCTGGAAGTTTGCCCGAGTAGGCGAAAGGAAATCACCGTACGTTTCGTTTGCGTGTCTCGTGATGGCAGTTTCGATATTATTTTGGTCTTAA
- the LOC120949892 gene encoding U3 small nucleolar RNA-associated protein 15 homolog: MSQFKKTDSKIYAKTATVLSPDTIYWKKLGVPTLVKEFGAIDYIDFCPVEPYLFAVTASVRVQIYNPITKLVVKNITKFQEAAHGGSFRKDGNLLVAGDELGKVRLFDVTTRTILRYFEGHKAPVHRTFFTADGHHVASFSDDRTVGYWDIATENHLHTFTGHEDYIRAGCTSPVSPNIILSGGYDRKIRMYDTRVKECVMTVDHGQPVESLVFLPSGGIFISAGGTSVNVYDALSGGRQLAQLSQHHKTVTCLQLASDGKRLFSGSLDRHVKVYDIATYQVVHTIDSSNAILSLGISKNDDTLVTGMVDGLIAIYRREGDPRDEQPTQRVRKGHHQHIFEPADQQVEEFKFVRYEGHDRALRKYEYKKALDAVMAAKVRGMWPEKTVALIKELIRRKGLHRALDDRSPESLVHFINFLTRHIGDYRFTPVLIDAGNILLDVYEDSLEKFAGTIVGKAFVTLANKLQTEEQLVQEFLNLQGMLDMISVAADTAQPDTVDDAIAPYDASNKAKNQTVISVD; this comes from the exons ATGTCTCAATTCAAGAAAACCGATAGTAAAATCTACGCAAAAACCGCGACGGTACTGTCGCCGGACACAATATATTGGAAAAAGCTAGGG GTGCCCACACTGGTAAAAGAGTTCGGTGCCATCGACTACATCGACTTCTGTCCGGTAGAACCGTACCTGTTCGCGGTGACTGCCTCGGTCCGCGTGCAGATCTACAACCCCATTACAAAGCTCGTGgtgaaaaacataacaaagtTCCAAGAGGCAGCCCACGGCGGATCGTTTCGCAAGGATGGCAATCTGCTGGTGGCGGGCGACGAACTCGGCAAAGTGCGCCTGTTCGATGTGACCACGCGCACGATCCTACGATACTTCGAGGGTCACAAGGCTCCGGTGCATCGCACGTTCTTTACCGCGGACGGACACCATGTAGCGAGCTTCTCGGACGATCGTACCGTCGGGTACTGGGATATTGCGACGGAAAACCATCTGCACACGTTCACCGGCCACGAGGACTACATACGGGCCGGTTGCACCAGCCCGGTCAGCCCGAACATAATCCTGTCCGGTGGGTATGACCGTAAAATCCGAATGTACGATACGCGTGTGAAAGAGTGCGTCATGACCGTGGACCACGGGCAGCCGGTAGAGTCGTTGGTGTTTCTGCCGAGCGGTGGCATCTTCATCAGTGCCGGCGGTACCTCGGTGAACGTATACGATGCCCTGTCCGGCGGCCGGCAGCTGGCCCAGCTCTCCCAGCACCACAAAACGGTCACCTGCCTGCAGCTGGCCAGCGATGGCAAGCGTCTGTTTTCCGGCAGCTTGGACCGGCACGTGAAGGTGTACGACATAGCCACCTACCAGGTGGTGCACACGATCGACAGCTCGAACGCGATTCTGAGCCTCGGCATCTCGAAGAACGACGACACGCTCGTGACGGGCATGGTGGACGGTTTGATCGCCATCTATCGGCGCGAGGGCGATCCGCGGGACGAGCAGCCGACACAGCGGGTGCGCAAgggccaccaccagcacatCTTCGAGCCGGCCGACCAGCAGGTGGAGGAGTTCAAGTTCGTGCGCTACGAAGGGCACGATCGGGCACTGCGTAAGTACGAGTACAAGAAGGCACTGGATGCGGTCATGGCGGCCAAGGTAAGGGGAATGTGGCCGGAGAAAACCGTGGCCCTCATCAAGGAGCTAATCCGGCGGAAGGGTCTGCACCGGGCGCTGGACGATCGTTCGCCCGAGTCGTTGGTGCACTTCATCAACTTTCTCACGCGCCACATCGGCGACTATCGGTTCACGCCCGTGCTGATCGACGCGGGCAACATTCTGCTGGACGTGTACGAAGATTCGCTCGAAAAGTTTGCCGGCACGATCGTGGGCAAAGCGTTCGTGACGCTCGCGAACAAGCTGCAGACGGAGGAGCAGCTGGTGCAGGAGTTCCTGAACCTGCAGGGTATGCTGGACATGATTTCGGTGGCGGCGGATACAGCGCAACCGGACACCGTGGACGATGCGATCGCACCGTACGACGCCTCGAACAAGGCGAAGAATCAAACGGTCATATCGGTCGACTGA
- the LOC120949891 gene encoding schwannomin-interacting protein 1-like, with product MCTRIRKGIINPNYPGFQSLAYTLNDDNFDYSSENPSDDEEDSYVSESDDNEMKQHERKPAAEPERHADEPGDENGNSYDQRGSGMGAGGHAMHLNSTMDVPNAPASTLYQHAMPLTMALEAKECFAESESPYRRTRMRLIPTGRHSPALTTAMTFGTEDKLEAAELIYACTPPDIVLQHSYEHRTSVFGPCKELAKMSLEHATSQKPDLIPQQQQPGDNEPGSEKESCTAQLTEALVQDVIEIEGNDENENEAELGQDDDDEREDEGNRSPPSPAIELHQAEDAFSITNCTIGSSFPQHQTSLLSPGEMLDETIQCYDGSITDDDALSDDSEQESEEGEFEYKPYGERDDGSPRSGYATSPSDVPASGDSGDSAGSSPGEVRYHLVDDCSNQTVQITRSRQSNEQSPTNHHHYHLLQQYATSSGTDYQGNPSVEQEINCNSYYDSSARYHAQNDPSEYGRQYVAANRNDAIAMEFSEPRPTTLNLIRRETNCLADEIHAATDTQLPSFADKRPLEKPQSMSTETVVPAHRQPYPKVAKINPFCEALFEENDACDFFTKQAKLQIEARMALCQAKDMAHMQMEIEKRSLPLSPVTRVIHTAVEKAGLSLAADKRRLSRYYLTRLNVHQLQTILTELQGHAEVLNEELVELLMVRDDLHISQDATLIDIEDLSRYLCAKEQTIIHAERQRKSRYWNNNRAAAHLQSHPKQQPSLPQPPIRSTCGTAIPAYRYH from the exons ATGTGCACCCGAATTCGCAAGGGCATCATCAACCCGAACTATCCGGGCTTTCAGTCGCTGGCTTACACGCTGAACGATGACAACTTTGACTACAGCTCGGAAAACCCCTCCGACGATGAGGAGGACTCGTACGTGTCGGAATCGGACGACAACGAGATGAAGCAGCACGAAAGGAAGCCGGCAGCGGAGCCGGAAAGGCACGCAGACGAGCCGGGTGACGAAAATGGCAACTCGTACGACCAGCGTGGCAGCGGGATGGGGGCGGGTGGGCACGCGATGCATTTAAATTCCACCATGGACGTACCGAATGCTCCAGCCTCCACCTTGTACCAGCACGCGATGCCGCTCACAATGGCACTCGAGGCGAAGGAATGCTTCGCTGAGTCGGAATCGCCCTACCGTCGCACCCGGATGCGCCTCATACCGACGGGGCGCCACTCTCCCGCCCTGACGACGGCAATGACGTTCGGCACGGAGGACAAGCTGGAGGCGGCGGAGCTAATCTATGCCTGCACACCGCCGGACATTGTGCTGCAGCACAGCTACGAGCATCGTACGAGCGTATTTGGGCCGTGCAAAGAGTTGGCCAAGATGTCGCTGGAACATGCCACCAGTCAGAAGCCGGATTTGAtaccgcagcaacagcaaccaggAGACAATGAGCCGGGTTCGGAGAAAGAAAGTTGTACGGCGCAGCTCACGGAAGCGCTGGTACAAGATGTGATCGAAATTGAAGGAAACGATGAGAACGAGAACGAGGCGGAGCTTGGGCaggatgacgacgacgagcgGGAGGATGAAGGTAACCGATCGCCACCGTCCCCTGCGATCGAGTTGCATCAGGCAGAGGATGCGTTCTCGATTACAAACTGCACCATCGGCAGCAGCTTCCCGCAGCACCAAACGTCCCTGCTGTCACCCGGCGAGATGCTGGACGAAACGATCCAGTGCTACGACGGCTCGATCACAGACGACGACGCCCTGTCGGACGATTCGGAACAGGAGTCGGAAGAGGGTGAATTCGAGTACAAACCGTACGGCGAGCGGGACGATGGCTCGCCGAGAAGCGGCTACGCGACGTCCCCGAGCGATGTGCCCGCTTCCGGCGACAGTGGCGACAGTGCGGGATCCAGCCCGGGCGAGGTGCGGTACCATCTGGTGGACGACTGTTCGAACCAAACGGTACAGATCACTCGATCGCGCCAATCGAACGAACAGTCGCCCACCAACCATCATCACTATCACCTGCTGCAGCAATACGCAACATCCAGCGGCACGGACTACCAGGGCAACCCGTCGGTAGAGCAGGAAATTAACTGTAACAGCTACTACGACAGCTCAGCCAGGTATCACGCTCAAAACGATCCCTCCGAGTACGGGCGCCAGTATGTGGCAGCAAACCGGAACGACGCGATCGCAATGGAATTCTCCGAGCCACGTCCGACTACGCTGAACCTAATTCGAAGAGAAACCAATTGTTTAGCGGACGAAATACACGCGGCTACAGATACTCAGCTTCCCTCGTTTGCGGACAAAAGG CCTCTCGAAAAGCCCCAATCAATGAGTACGGAGACGGTGGTTCCTGCCCACCGACAGCCCTATCCAAAAG ttgcgAAAATAAACCCGTTCTGCGAGGCCCTGTTTGAGGAGAATGACGCGTGCGACTTCTTCACCAAACAGGCCAAGCTGCAGATCGAAGCACGGATGGCACTCTGCCAGGCGAAGGATATGGCTCACATGCAGATGGAG ATCGAAAAACGCAGCCTGCCACTGTCCCCCGTCACGAGGGTGATCCACACGGCCGTCGAAAAGGCGGGCCTGAGTTTGGCGGCGGACAAGCGACGCCTGTCCCGTTACTACCTAACCCGGCTCAACGTGCACCAGCTGCAGACGATCCTGACCGAGCTGCAGGGCCACGCGGAGGTGCTGAACGAGGAGCTGGTCGAGTTGCTGATGGTGCGGGACGATCTGCACATCAGCCAGGACGCCACGCTGATCGACATCGAGGACCTATCGCGATATCT TTGTGCCAAGGAACAGACGATCATTCACGCTGAACGGCAGCGCAAAAGCCGCTACTGGAACAACAACCGAGCGGCGGCGCACCTGCAATCGCATCCGAAGCAGCAGCCGTCCTTACCGCAACCACCGATACGCTCGACGTGTGGTACGGCGATCCCTGCATATCGTTaccattaa